In a single window of the Elaeis guineensis isolate ETL-2024a chromosome 6, EG11, whole genome shotgun sequence genome:
- the LOC105033992 gene encoding polyamine oxidase 3-like: MQEVLLPSGHGIMVRGYRPVVNTLARGLDIRLNHQVTKIVWSNMGVEVSVENGKTFVADAAVITVPLGVLKANIIKFEPRLPDWKEEAINNLAVRVENKIVLLFDTVFWPNVEFLGVVSSTSYSCSYFLNLHKATGNKVLVYMPSGRLALDIEKLSDEAAANFAFGQLKQILPDASMISGSIPSMLKANQANTSALAYRKEMRCRRSSSHRFEPIFTTLFRSSSMDIGIRSSIS; encoded by the exons ATGCAGGAAGTTTTGCTCCCTAGTGGACATGGTATTATGGTCCGAGGTTACCGCCCTGTTGTTAATACCCTTGCAAGAGGCCTGGATATTCGTCTTAATCATCA GGTTACAAAAATTGTTTGGAGTAACATGGGAGTGGAAGTCAGTGTTGAAAATGGCAAAACGTTTGTTGCAGATGCTGCTGTCATCACTGTACCCCTAGGGGTTCTGAAAGCTAATATCATAAAGTTTGAACCAAGGCTTCCAGATTGGAAGGAAGAAGCAATAAATAATCTTGCTGTTAGAGTTGAGAACAAGATTGTGCTGCTCTTTGACACAGTTTTCTGGCCTAATGTAGAGTTCCTTGGTGTAGTGTCATCCACTTCTTACAGTTGCAGTTATTTCCTTAATCTTCACAAGGCAACAGGCAATAAAGTCCTTGTTTACATGCCTTCTGGTCGACTTGCCCTCGATATCGAAAAGTTGTCGGATGAAGCTGCTGCTAATTTTGCCTTTGGGCAACTGAAACAGATCCTCCCAGATGCATCTATGATCTCTGGATCGATACCAAGCATGTTAAAGGCCAACCAAGCAAATACGTCCGCATTGGCCTATAGGAAGGAGATGAGGTGCCGACGATCCTCTTCACACAGGTTTGAACCGATCTTCACCACTTTGTTCAGGTCTTCATCAATGGACATCGGGATTAGGTCTTCCATCAGCTGA